The window AGGTTCGTGCAATGCTCAATGACCGGAAGAGAAGCAACGTTCAGCAACACTTGCGTGTTGGTCGAGGAATGTATTCTAAACTGCTCAACAAATGATTTGAGCGAACGCACCACCCCCGGGAaatgaaaagaaaaaaaggaaggaaCACATACCTGCTGAGCACCGACAATGACGAGACAGTCCACCATCTCGGACAGCATGGCGCTGCCGGGTAGAACGGGGGCTACCATAATACATTGCTCAAGACCCTTAGCATGCAGAGTTGTCAATGTCGGTTTTGTTATGTCCGCCACATGCGGGGGGCATAGGTCGATCACACAGCGATAAAGGTGTGAGAGGGATAGCGTGTATGCGCCTGTACCCGGTGCGAGCTCTGGTCGCACAAGAGTATCCGTGAGAGAAGATATCGTGTGCATCGTAGATGCGGACGTGGAGTCTGGAGCGCGGCGAACATCGTCAGAAGACGACACTGTCAAGCTCAAGACGTTTGATGTTGCCTGCGACAAAGTGGGAGGGGGGATCGTTGGCGACGCTCTCGACTGGCCGGCACCAGGTGAAGGTGAAGATTTGGGTTTTGTAAATGCGAACCGACTCTTTGGCTTTTCTTTCGCTCTCAGAATAGCCACTTTACTTTCAAGCTCTGTTATTTGCTACTGACAGTATGTAATTTCCAAATCAGTATATCTCGCCTGTTTCTTGTGGCGCCCCCCGGCCCAAGTAAAAAGAACATACGCTGGCATATCTTCCACGATCGTATTTGGGTAATCCCTCGCCGAAACTGTCCACCAATGTCCTCAGAGACGATATACGTTTGGATATATCAGTAATGGATGTCGACGACTGTTCTTCTAAAGATTGTAGTATTCCTGATTTTAAGCCGTGAGTAATCGAGCGTTGCAATAACAAAGAGGATTACAGACCTTGCTTTTGGGAATGGAACAATGAATGCAGTTCAGCTGATTGCGCTGTAGACACGACGCCCTGCTCGTTGGTGGCCATTGTCTGCAACGGGCCTCTTCCAATTTGATAAACTTGTTTTACTCGAGTTGGCAGTTCATAATACCACTTACTGCTGCTGAACCAAAGACGGCGGCCACCCCTCGCTTACGTACACCGTTCCCGATTCAAATAGACACAACATAGCCAACACGCAGTCCATATCCAAACCTATTGATCAATGCATATATGTGAAATCTACTGATTTATTTTTATTCTTGATTTGTACATATTTTAAGATAGAGAGAGATGAATCTAGTTACTGAAAAAAACACATCTTTTTCCAATCACAACACCCAATCCCCACAATGCTACTCTCCTACACTGGCACCAAGACAACGGACCACCACGTTTACATACTCTAAGCACCCATGACAAGAGTAAGAAGAGCCATTCGGACCTGCGCGCGGGATCAGCAATCGTACCAGAAGAGGTATAAAAAAATTGTCGCAACTCACGAAAAGACCGTATCGCATCTGCCTAAAGTAAGCCGCCCTCTTGGAGTCAAAGTCCACTTCGGGGTCAATCTCGTTCACCCTAGGCAAGGGGTGCATGACAATCGCCGACTCCTTAGCCTTCTCCAACACATCATTGTTGATAACAAAGATGTCCTTGACGGCTTCATACTCCGCAACATTCTCAAATCGTTCCTTTTGCACTCGAGTAACGTACAAGACGTCAGATTTGGATACAATCTCATCAGTGAGTGTGAAGGACTCGGTGAATCGGATACCTGCTCGGGAAACCTCGATCTTGACAGATTCGGGCATGGCAAGGGAACGAGGAGAGACAAAGTTGAGGGTAACGTCGTAAAGAGAGAGAAGCTTGACAAGTGAGTGAACAGTTCGGCCGTTCTTGAGATCACCAACTGGGGTTGTTTCATCAGCATGCGTCTAATTATCAAGAGCAATAGGCAATAACTTACTCAATGTAACAGTGATACCGTTCACAGAACCCAACTCTTCTCGGATACAGAAGACATCCAACAAGCTCTGAGTAGGGTGCTCTCCAATACCGTCACCAGCGTTCAAGATGGGCACAGGGCTGGACTTGGCCGCTGCCTTGGCGCTGCCCACAGAAGGATGTCGCAAAGCAATGGCGTCGGCGTAGCAGCCAACGGTCCGGATGGTGTCTGCCAAGCTCTCACCTTTTTGCACAGAAGAAGTAGAAGCATTGACTTGGACAACCTCACCACCACACCTCTTCATAGCAGCCTCGAACGAAGTGCTAGTCCTGGTTGAAGGCTCGTAGAACAAGGTGCAGAGAACTCTGCCTCGAAGGGTGTCAACAGACCCGGATCGCTCAACCGCAATACGCATTTCGGAAGCGACGTTGAACAAGGCGTGCAAGTCCTCACGGTCGAACTGCTTCACTGAGAGGATGTGTCGACGAGAGAAAGTAGGGTGAGTCTGAACGGACACAAGGCCTCGAACAGGGGAGACTTCTTGAATAGGAGCAACGGAAGCAAGCGACATGAGCTTGCCACCGGCGGATGAGGTCTTCTCGGAGATAGGTGACATGAGACCGGTGACGGAAGGTCGCTTCTGAAGAGCAAACGAGCCGCGGGCTTTCTTGGCGGGTCGAGG is drawn from Cryptococcus gattii WM276 chromosome A, complete sequence and contains these coding sequences:
- a CDS encoding Tubulin folding cofactor C, putative (Similar to TIGR gene model, INSD accession AAW41134.1), producing the protein MATNEQGVVSTAQSAELHSLFHSQKQGILQSLEEQSSTSITDISKRISSLRTLVDSFGEGLPKYDRGRYASQITELESKVAILRAKEKPKSRFAFTKPKSSPSPGAGQSRASPTIPPPTLSQATSNVLSLTVSSSDDVRRAPDSTSASTMHTISSLTDTLVRPELAPGTGAYTLSLSHLYRCVIDLCPPHVADITKPTLTTLHAKGLEQCIMVAPVLPGSAMLSEMVDCLVIVGAQQVCVPSFFSFHFPGVVRSLKSFVEQFRIHSSTNTQVLLNVASLPVIEHCTNLAFGAYPPFLLSTQPVYESKHTHVQDFDWVRGGQSPNWSLLSKDEASALFTQEMASRLYNVREKDEKLVMEWTKRLRSRLSIHNLI